Genomic DNA from Bacteroidia bacterium:
GGCAAATATGCAAAATCTCAGAAGCTAGACCATCACTAATATCTATCATAGAAGTAGGTTTGAAGCTATTTTGTCTAAACCAAGAAATTAGTTCTACTTGAGCGTGAGGCTTGAGCTGCCTACCTACCACGTAGTCATACTCTGCTAAATCAGGCTGTATGTTTGGATTTTCTAAAAATACTTGCTTTTCTCTTTCTAAAATTCTAAGACCTGCATACGCTGCCCCTAAATCTCCTGTAACGCAGATTAAATCATTTTTTTGTGCTCCATTTCTATACACTATTTGATTTTTTTCAACTTTACCTATTGCTGTTACACTGATACACATGCTGTTGCGAGTAGTAGTAGTATCTCCGCCTACTAAATCTACCGCAAAAGTACGGCAAGCAAATTCTACCCCTGTATAAAACTCATCAATCGCTTCCACACTAAAACGGTTATTTACACCTAAACCAATAGTAACTGCCGTAGGAATGCCATTCATAGCATAAATATCAGATAAATTTACTACAACAGCTTTCCAACCTAAATGCTTCAAGGGAGTATAAGAAAGGTCAAAGTGAACCCCTTCTATAAGCATGTCTGTACTAACCAAATAGTAAAACTGTTCATCACAGGCTAATACAGCTGCATCATCGCCAATCCCCTTGATGGTATTTGTATATTTCGGCAAAAAGTTTTTAGCAATACGCTCTATTAAGCCAAACTCACCTAACTTTTCTAGGGGAGTGAAAGGAATCTCTTTATCTACCAACATAATAACTTGAAATAAATAAAGGAAAGAACATTTTGTCCTTTCCTAAAAGGAATAATCCAACAATAGATTTATTTTTTCTTGTTGTAACGTTTGAGAAATTTATCTACACGACCTGCAGTGTCTACAATTACCTTTTTTCCTGTGTAAAATGGATGGGATTTTGATGAAATATCAATTTTAACAACAGGGTATGTGTTCCCATCTTCCCAAACAATAGTTTCTCGAGATGTAGCTGTAGATCGGGTTAGGAACTTATAATCGCTGGACATGTCCCAAAATACAACAAAATGATAGTCAGGATGAATGTCTTTTTTCATGGCTTTTCAAAAATGAGCTGCAAAAGTAAGAACTTTTATTCAAGTAGTCAAATAATGTTAGACTTTATTTACTCTTAGTATTTCAGGACTACCACTTTTTCAATTAGACCATCTAACTGCATGGAGGTACTTTTTTATACTACTGCTCATGTGATTAGCTTTTGATACTGAAAAAGAATTGCTATATTCCTGTTAAACTCCCTTAACTTCCCCAAAATCTGAATCTTTGAAATAAGCAGCAGCTGAACAAATCTACATGCTTGAACAAGATTAGATTGAAGAGACTCTTTCATACGAACTTATATTTTTAGAGTGGAAATTATCCGAAATCTTGAAATTCTAACTTTCCTTTTTTATCTCTTTATCCTTTATTTTATTTTTGAGTTTTTCTTGTTTTTGTATGGAGATAAATCCTCATATTTATAGGCGCGTAGGACGTCGCGAATAAAAAGATAGTATCCATTCATTTTTGTTTCTGGATCTATTTGATAAAAGTTGTATTGTGGTAAAGTATCTATAGAAAGGCGTTTGAGAATAGGCTTTACCAGCATTTGAACCAAGTCTAAAGCTCGAGATTGAGAAATTTTATTTTTAATCTCC
This window encodes:
- the thiL gene encoding thiamine-phosphate kinase — encoded protein: MLVDKEIPFTPLEKLGEFGLIERIAKNFLPKYTNTIKGIGDDAAVLACDEQFYYLVSTDMLIEGVHFDLSYTPLKHLGWKAVVVNLSDIYAMNGIPTAVTIGLGVNNRFSVEAIDEFYTGVEFACRTFAVDLVGGDTTTTRNSMCISVTAIGKVEKNQIVYRNGAQKNDLICVTGDLGAAYAGLRILEREKQVFLENPNIQPDLAEYDYVVGRQLKPHAQVELISWFRQNSFKPTSMIDISDGLASEILHICQQSKVGARIMEDKIPIDIQTQKVAMEFKIDTVTFAFNGGEDYEMLFTAPVTAHDIVKKIPNVSIIGYITDSSEGVNLLSKQGSLVPIQAQGWKHF
- a CDS encoding type B 50S ribosomal protein L31, which gives rise to MKKDIHPDYHFVVFWDMSSDYKFLTRSTATSRETIVWEDGNTYPVVKIDISSKSHPFYTGKKVIVDTAGRVDKFLKRYNKKK